Proteins from a genomic interval of Spea bombifrons isolate aSpeBom1 chromosome 4, aSpeBom1.2.pri, whole genome shotgun sequence:
- the CDKN2AIPNL gene encoding CDKN2AIP N-terminal-like protein isoform X2 encodes MNSPLKMAAERVCQYQSFSESEKQWKARRSFILNNLEHFREDSEIDRLLALSMVWANHVFMGCRYSHELLEKVIGMAEGIEVEDAPQFTTRDEIMKQVSS; translated from the exons ATGAATAGTCCACTTAAGATGGCGGCAGAACGCGTTTGTCAGTATCAGAGTTTTTCGGAGAGCGAGAAGCAGTGGAAGGCGAGGAGATCGTTCATTTTGAACAACTTGGAACATTTTCGAGAAGACAGCGAGATAGACAGACTACTAGCGTTATCGATGGTTTGGGCTAACCACGTCTTTATGGGTTGTCG ATATAGCCATGAACTCTTGGAAAAGGTTATTGGGATGGCAGAAGGGATTGAAGTAGAAGATGCTCCACAGTTTACCACTAGAGATGAAATAATGAAACAGGTAAGCAGTTAA
- the CDKN2AIPNL gene encoding CDKN2AIP N-terminal-like protein isoform X1 — MNSPLKMAAERVCQYQSFSESEKQWKARRSFILNNLEHFREDSEIDRLLALSMVWANHVFMGCRYSHELLEKVIGMAEGIEVEDAPQFTTRDEIMKQRHR; from the exons ATGAATAGTCCACTTAAGATGGCGGCAGAACGCGTTTGTCAGTATCAGAGTTTTTCGGAGAGCGAGAAGCAGTGGAAGGCGAGGAGATCGTTCATTTTGAACAACTTGGAACATTTTCGAGAAGACAGCGAGATAGACAGACTACTAGCGTTATCGATGGTTTGGGCTAACCACGTCTTTATGGGTTGTCG ATATAGCCATGAACTCTTGGAAAAGGTTATTGGGATGGCAGAAGGGATTGAAGTAGAAGATGCTCCACAGTTTACCACTAGAGATGAAATAATGAAACAG CGCCATCGTTAA
- the UBE2B gene encoding ubiquitin-conjugating enzyme E2 B: protein MSTPARRRLMRDFKRLQEDPPVGVSGAPSENNIMVWNAVIFGPEGTPFEDGTFKLVIEFSEEYPNKPPTVRFVSKMFHPNVYADGSICLDILQNRWSPTYDVSSILTSIQSLLDEPNPNSPANSQAAQLYQENKREYEKRVSAIVEQSWNDS from the exons ATGTCTACTCCGGCTAGGAGGAGGCTCATGAGGGACTTTAAGAG ATTGCAAGAAGATCCTCCGGTTGGAGTCAGTGGAGCACCATCTGAGAACAATATCATGGTCTGGAATGCAGTTATATTTGG gCCAGAAGGAACACCATTTGAAGatg GTACATTTAAACTTGTTATAGAATTTTCTGAGGAGTATCCAAATAAACCTCCAACTGTTAGATTTGTATCAAAAATGTTCCATCCAAACG TGTATGCTGATGGTAGCATATGTTTAGATATTCTTCAGAATCGATGGAGTCCAACTTATGATGTTTCGTCAATATTAACCTCTATTCAG TCTCTTCTAGATGAACCAaacccaaacagcccagctaACAGTCAAGCAGCTCAACTTTATCAGGAAAACAAACGAGAATATGAGAAAAGGGTATCTGCTATTGTTGAGCAAAGTTGGAATGATTCTTAA